In Pseudoxanthobacter soli DSM 19599, a single window of DNA contains:
- a CDS encoding AI-2E family transporter, which translates to MPLIAPRAVARWLLVLVLLAGVYFFRGFLVPVLGALVIGFASWPLYRRLIALCDGRRAISATIALLIILVVLVAPISLALSYAVDEIRHSITWVMALNKHGGPVPDWIRAMPFVGDWLSMQWAEHVGRPGALGELVQFVSGENIASVYHFALVAGGGAFNLFLTLLFMLIALFFVYKDGEAFGQQLDRFGERILPSRWQTFSRVVPATISSTVTGMGLIAIGEGVVLGVAYWLAGAPSPVTLGVITGIMALIPGGAPLAFTLVSLYLLGNAQFIAGTALFVWGTVELFIVDKTLRPKLVGGPIKLPFLPTFFGLIGGVKTMGFLGLFIGPVLMALLVAIWREWLREADVALDQRRDRDDLRRRHRAAERE; encoded by the coding sequence ATGCCGCTGATCGCGCCGCGCGCCGTGGCGCGCTGGCTTCTGGTGCTGGTGCTTCTGGCCGGCGTCTATTTCTTCCGTGGCTTCCTCGTTCCGGTGCTCGGCGCGCTGGTGATCGGGTTCGCGAGCTGGCCGCTCTACCGCCGGCTCATCGCGCTGTGCGACGGCCGGCGCGCGATTTCGGCGACGATCGCCCTCCTCATCATCCTCGTCGTTCTGGTCGCGCCCATCTCGCTGGCGCTCAGCTACGCGGTCGACGAGATCCGCCACTCCATCACGTGGGTGATGGCCCTCAACAAGCACGGCGGGCCGGTGCCGGACTGGATCCGCGCCATGCCGTTCGTCGGCGACTGGCTGTCGATGCAGTGGGCGGAGCACGTCGGTCGGCCCGGCGCGCTCGGCGAACTCGTGCAGTTCGTCAGCGGCGAAAACATCGCCAGCGTCTACCACTTCGCCCTGGTGGCGGGCGGCGGCGCCTTCAACCTGTTCCTCACCCTCCTGTTCATGCTGATCGCGCTGTTCTTCGTCTACAAGGACGGCGAGGCGTTCGGCCAGCAGCTCGACCGGTTCGGCGAGCGCATCCTGCCGTCGCGATGGCAGACCTTCTCCCGCGTCGTGCCTGCCACGATCAGCTCGACCGTGACAGGAATGGGCCTGATCGCCATCGGCGAAGGCGTCGTGCTCGGTGTCGCGTACTGGCTCGCCGGAGCGCCCTCCCCGGTCACGCTCGGCGTGATCACCGGCATCATGGCGCTGATCCCCGGCGGCGCGCCGCTGGCCTTCACGCTCGTGTCGCTCTACCTGCTCGGCAATGCCCAGTTCATCGCCGGCACCGCCCTGTTCGTGTGGGGCACGGTGGAACTCTTCATCGTGGACAAGACGCTGCGGCCGAAGCTGGTCGGCGGCCCGATCAAGCTGCCGTTCCTGCCCACCTTCTTCGGCCTCATCGGCGGCGTGAAGACCATGGGCTTCCTCGGCCTCTTCATCGGCCCCGTGCTGATGGCGCTTCTCGTCGCGATCTGGCGGGAATGGTTGCGCGAAGCCGACGTCGCGCTCGACCAGCGCCGCGACCGCGACGACCTGCGCCGCCGCCACCGCGCCGCCGAGCGCGAGTGA
- a CDS encoding helix-turn-helix domain-containing protein, which yields MRQAKSEKRDEFSMRSEGPHSQEDSGETSATILASIGMRIREARQARGMTLQALADMSGLSPSMLSLVERGRASPSIGSLIVIASALEISMADIIVGDAPSTDNPVVRSGEQRIVETTRHVVRRLIREDRTRGVSMAIDEYGPSSGQVDRSPAHHDGFEYGYVLEGQLTVEIDGVAHHLQAGDTICYSGRRRHKITNHGRQKVRTLWFKVDRD from the coding sequence ATGCGCCAGGCGAAGAGTGAAAAGCGGGACGAGTTCTCGATGAGGAGCGAAGGTCCGCACTCTCAGGAGGATTCGGGCGAGACCTCCGCGACGATCCTGGCATCCATCGGGATGCGGATCCGGGAGGCCCGGCAGGCGCGGGGCATGACCCTGCAGGCGCTGGCGGATATGTCGGGTCTCAGTCCGTCGATGCTGAGCCTCGTCGAGCGCGGCCGTGCGTCGCCCTCGATCGGCTCGCTGATCGTGATCGCGAGCGCGCTCGAAATCTCGATGGCGGACATCATCGTCGGTGACGCACCGTCGACCGACAATCCGGTGGTGCGCTCCGGCGAGCAGCGCATCGTCGAGACGACGCGGCATGTGGTCCGCCGCCTGATCCGCGAGGATCGCACGCGCGGCGTGTCGATGGCGATCGACGAATACGGTCCGAGTTCTGGGCAGGTGGACCGCTCGCCGGCGCATCACGACGGCTTCGAGTACGGTTACGTGCTGGAGGGGCAGCTGACGGTCGAGATCGACGGCGTCGCCCACCATCTCCAGGCCGGGGACACCATCTGCTATTCGGGCCGGCGCCGTCACAAGATCACCAACCACGGCCGCCAGAAGGTGCGGACACTGTGGTTCAAGGTCGACCGTGACTGA
- a CDS encoding molybdopterin-containing oxidoreductase family protein, with the protein MNAPVMTAPVIRSSACPHDCPSTCALEIEVEGDAIGRVRGAGDNDYTAGVICAKVARYAERNHHPDRLMKPLMRTGPKGSGQFTEISWDEALNRTADALLEAEARLGPQAVWPYFYAGTMGLVQRDGLERLRHVKRYSRTFTTICTNTAWTGYIAGTGRLAGPDPREIALADVVVIWGTNAVATQVNVMTHAIRARKTRGAKIVVVDVYRTETARQADIALILKPGTDAALACAIMHVAFRDGYADRDYLAAFSDCPDELEAHLKTRSPEWAAAITGLGVDEIEAVAALVGRTPRTFFRLGYGFTRGRNGSVGMHAAASIATVLGSWQHEGGGAFHNNGAIYSLNKTMIEGLDVVDRSTRRLDQSRIGAVLEGDADALLGGPPVAAMFIQNTNPVSVCPEQARVRRGFAREDLFVAVHEQFMTETAMMADIVLPATTFVEHDDIYKGGGNQYLHFGPKLIEPPGECRSNHEVVVELARRLGAEHAGFAMTPREHIDWMLRHSRLGTLDELEANRWRDCQPPFEEAHYLKGFGFGDGKFRFKPDWTRVKNENAGPMGPWAEMPSLPDYWPVIELPTAAEPFRLVTAPARSFLNSTFNQTPSSVAKEKRPTVMIHPKDADRLGIADGDRVRIGNERGSLVIHAAVAASMQPGVLISEGLWPNGAFEEGFGINVLTGADPVAPYGGAAFHDNRVWLKRAGIRPGVGEAASAGGAAFDAAE; encoded by the coding sequence ATGAATGCGCCGGTTATGACTGCCCCGGTGATCCGCTCCTCGGCCTGTCCGCACGACTGCCCGTCGACCTGTGCGCTCGAGATCGAGGTGGAGGGTGATGCGATCGGCCGTGTACGGGGGGCGGGCGACAACGACTATACGGCCGGGGTCATCTGCGCGAAGGTCGCGCGCTATGCGGAGCGAAATCACCATCCCGACCGGCTTATGAAGCCGCTGATGCGCACCGGCCCCAAGGGAAGCGGCCAGTTCACCGAAATATCATGGGACGAAGCGCTGAACCGCACCGCCGATGCGCTTCTCGAGGCCGAGGCGCGGCTCGGGCCACAGGCCGTCTGGCCCTATTTCTATGCCGGTACGATGGGCCTGGTGCAGCGCGACGGCCTCGAACGGCTGCGCCACGTCAAGCGCTATTCCCGCACCTTCACGACCATCTGCACCAACACCGCCTGGACCGGCTACATCGCCGGCACCGGTCGCCTCGCGGGGCCGGACCCGCGCGAGATCGCGCTTGCCGACGTCGTGGTGATCTGGGGAACGAACGCCGTCGCCACCCAGGTCAATGTCATGACCCATGCGATCCGCGCGCGCAAAACCCGTGGCGCCAAGATCGTCGTGGTCGACGTCTATCGCACCGAGACTGCGCGTCAGGCCGATATCGCGCTGATCCTGAAGCCCGGCACCGATGCGGCGCTTGCCTGCGCGATCATGCACGTCGCGTTCCGCGACGGCTATGCCGACCGCGATTATCTCGCGGCGTTCAGCGACTGTCCCGACGAACTGGAGGCGCACCTCAAGACGCGCAGCCCTGAGTGGGCGGCGGCCATCACCGGGCTCGGCGTGGACGAGATCGAGGCCGTCGCCGCGCTGGTGGGCCGCACGCCGCGCACGTTCTTCCGCCTCGGCTACGGCTTCACGCGCGGCCGCAACGGGTCTGTCGGCATGCACGCGGCGGCATCCATCGCGACCGTGCTCGGCTCCTGGCAGCACGAGGGCGGCGGTGCGTTTCACAACAACGGCGCGATCTATTCCCTGAACAAGACGATGATCGAAGGGCTCGACGTCGTGGATCGCAGCACCCGCCGTCTCGACCAGTCGCGCATCGGGGCAGTTCTGGAGGGCGATGCGGACGCCTTGCTGGGCGGGCCACCGGTCGCGGCGATGTTCATCCAGAACACCAATCCCGTTTCGGTGTGTCCGGAACAGGCTCGGGTCCGCCGCGGCTTCGCCCGCGAAGATCTGTTCGTCGCGGTCCACGAGCAGTTTATGACCGAGACGGCGATGATGGCGGATATCGTGCTGCCGGCCACGACCTTCGTCGAGCACGACGACATCTACAAGGGCGGCGGCAACCAGTATCTGCATTTCGGTCCGAAGCTGATCGAACCGCCCGGCGAATGCCGCAGCAATCACGAGGTCGTGGTCGAGCTCGCGCGCCGGCTCGGCGCGGAGCACGCCGGCTTCGCCATGACGCCGCGCGAGCACATCGACTGGATGCTGCGTCATTCCCGGCTCGGCACGCTCGACGAACTGGAGGCGAACCGCTGGCGCGACTGCCAGCCGCCGTTCGAGGAGGCGCATTATCTCAAGGGGTTCGGCTTCGGCGACGGCAAGTTCCGCTTCAAGCCGGACTGGACGCGGGTGAAGAACGAGAATGCCGGCCCGATGGGGCCATGGGCCGAGATGCCCTCGCTGCCGGATTATTGGCCGGTGATCGAACTGCCGACCGCCGCCGAACCGTTCCGGCTGGTCACTGCGCCAGCGCGCTCGTTCCTCAATTCCACCTTCAACCAGACCCCGTCCTCGGTGGCGAAGGAAAAGCGGCCGACGGTGATGATCCATCCGAAGGATGCCGATCGGCTCGGCATTGCGGACGGCGACCGCGTGCGCATCGGCAACGAACGCGGCAGTCTCGTGATCCATGCCGCCGTCGCCGCATCGATGCAGCCGGGCGTGCTGATCTCCGAAGGTCTTTGGCCGAACGGCGCCTTCGAGGAAGGCTTCGGCATCAACGTGCTGACCGGGGCCGATCCCGTGGCGCCCTATGGCGGTGCCGCGTTCCACGACAACCGGGTGTGGCTGAAGCGGGCCGGCATCCGGCCGGGCGTCGGCGAGGCCGCTTCGGCGGGCGGCGCCGCGTTCGACGCCGCCGAATAA
- a CDS encoding SDR family oxidoreductase — translation MSEEAKVAIVTAASKGLGGGSARRLAELGWKVVLFARSEEVERLAGELGGIGVRGDIANSADLGRLVQVALDAYGHIDGAVISTGHSGKGDLVAIPDAVWHEGLDLLLMPVVRLARLLVPEFQKQGHGSVVAVSSFAAIEPDPDFPVSAALRAALSSYVKLFARRYAAENIRMNAVLPGFIDSLPAKEDRMRRIPAGRYGRVDELASTVAFLLSDDSSYVTGQNVLVDGGLVAAI, via the coding sequence ATGTCTGAGGAAGCCAAGGTTGCGATCGTCACGGCCGCGAGCAAGGGGCTCGGCGGCGGCTCCGCCCGCCGTCTCGCCGAACTCGGGTGGAAGGTCGTCCTGTTCGCGCGCTCGGAGGAAGTGGAGCGGCTCGCGGGCGAACTCGGCGGTATCGGCGTGCGCGGGGACATCGCGAACTCCGCCGATCTCGGGCGCCTCGTTCAGGTGGCGCTGGACGCGTACGGCCATATCGACGGTGCGGTGATCTCGACCGGTCATTCCGGCAAGGGCGATCTGGTCGCCATTCCCGACGCGGTCTGGCACGAGGGACTGGACCTCTTGCTGATGCCTGTGGTCCGTCTCGCCCGGCTGCTTGTGCCGGAGTTCCAGAAGCAGGGACACGGCTCCGTCGTCGCCGTGTCGTCGTTCGCCGCCATCGAGCCGGATCCGGATTTCCCGGTCTCCGCTGCCTTGCGGGCCGCGTTGTCGAGCTACGTCAAGCTGTTCGCGCGGCGCTATGCGGCCGAGAACATCCGGATGAATGCCGTCTTGCCCGGTTTCATCGACAGCCTTCCCGCCAAGGAAGACCGGATGCGGCGCATTCCGGCCGGACGTTATGGCCGCGTCGACGAACTGGCGAGCACCGTCGCGTTCCTGCTGTCGGACGATTCATCCTATGTAACAGGACAGAACGTTCTGGTGGACGGCGGCCTCGTCGCCGCGATCTGA
- a CDS encoding acylphosphatase, with product MSTGTPSEDRKCVHVLVEGRVQGVGYRAWAERHARQRGLQGWVRNLSNGAVEALFCGPHEKVDDMLNACRIGPSASAVLSIKVEDAEPVAARFEILPTR from the coding sequence ATGTCGACCGGCACTCCATCCGAGGATCGGAAATGCGTTCACGTCCTGGTCGAGGGGCGGGTGCAGGGCGTGGGCTACAGGGCCTGGGCCGAGCGTCATGCCCGCCAGCGCGGGCTGCAGGGCTGGGTACGCAATCTCAGCAACGGTGCGGTCGAGGCGCTGTTCTGCGGACCGCACGAGAAGGTCGACGACATGCTGAACGCCTGCCGCATCGGCCCCTCGGCTTCGGCGGTGCTCTCCATCAAGGTCGAGGACGCCGAGCCGGTGGCCGCGCGCTTCGAGATCCTGCCGACAAGGTAA
- a CDS encoding DUF983 domain-containing protein: MIEYGGATVPAVVERRSLATAIRHGLFGRCPHCGVGRLFKGYLTVADHCSECGEAFHHHRADDAPPYITISIVGHLIVGLMLSVEVAWHPPLWVHTALWVPLTIISALVLLRPVKGAVIGLQWALMMHGFDPNAPKEDE, encoded by the coding sequence ATGATCGAATATGGCGGAGCGACGGTGCCGGCAGTGGTCGAGCGCCGGTCGCTCGCGACGGCGATCCGGCACGGCCTTTTCGGCCGCTGCCCGCATTGCGGTGTCGGCCGGCTGTTCAAGGGCTACCTGACGGTCGCCGACCATTGCAGCGAATGCGGGGAGGCGTTTCATCACCACCGCGCCGACGATGCGCCGCCCTACATAACCATCTCCATCGTCGGACACCTGATCGTCGGTCTGATGCTGTCGGTCGAAGTCGCCTGGCATCCGCCGCTCTGGGTTCACACGGCGCTCTGGGTGCCTCTCACAATCATCTCGGCCCTCGTCCTGCTGAGGCCGGTCAAGGGCGCGGTCATCGGGCTGCAATGGGCGCTGATGATGCACGGGTTCGATCCGAACGCGCCGAAGGAAGACGAATGA
- the rnr gene encoding ribonuclease R produces MASPRKGSAEGEFPSRQEILTYLREHPGEAGKRELSRAFGIKGAARIALKRILKELEAEGLVEKRRGRLIQPGDLPPVAVLAVVERDADGELVGEPVAWDASKGAPPRIPIMAERRRIVGPAPGIGDKVLARLVEPPPGLEVVRVGRVIKVIDRRADAVLGIVHNPPGAPAPRVLPVDKKRAQELEIEPDGLAGAEDGDLVSVSVTRVGRYGLPRARIVERIGSFKSERAVSMIAIHTQGIPHIFPAEVLAEAEAARPATMAGREDWRKLPLVTIDPPDAKDHDDAVHAEPDEADDNAGGWIVTVAIADVAYYVRTRSALDREALIRGNSVYFPDRVVPMLPERISNDLCSLKENVDRPALAVRMVFGKDGRKRSHTFHRIMMRSAARLAYAEAQAAIDGFASDRTGPMLEPILKPLWEAYAVLKRGRDAREPLDLDLPERKILLKTDGTVDRVVVPERLDAHKLIEEFMIQANVAAAETLERHRIGLVYRIHDAPSQEKLFSLSEFLSTLDFKLAKTGNLRPSQFNGILARFADTPNAHLVNEVVLRSQSQAEYSPVNIGHFGLNLRRYAHFTSPIRRYADLIVHRGLIRALGLGADGLTEEQEARLDAIGADISATERRAMAAERETIDRLIALWLSDRIGARFTGRIGGVTKAGLFVTLNETGADGFVPAATLGADYYHFDEPSRALIGRATGETFRMGDPIEVRLVEAAPFAGALRFEVLSEGTHGTPTRLPRGPMRRPGGAAAVARSHKAGKGGAFEKGKKPGKPGGGRKR; encoded by the coding sequence ATGGCATCTCCCCGCAAAGGCTCGGCCGAGGGGGAGTTTCCGTCCCGGCAGGAAATCCTGACCTATCTGCGCGAGCACCCGGGCGAGGCGGGCAAGCGTGAGCTTTCCCGCGCGTTCGGCATCAAGGGCGCCGCGCGGATCGCGCTGAAGCGGATCCTGAAGGAACTGGAAGCCGAGGGGCTGGTCGAGAAGCGCCGTGGCCGCCTGATCCAGCCGGGCGACCTGCCGCCCGTCGCGGTTCTGGCCGTCGTCGAGCGCGACGCCGACGGCGAACTCGTGGGTGAGCCCGTGGCGTGGGACGCCTCGAAGGGCGCTCCGCCGCGCATTCCCATCATGGCCGAGCGCCGCCGCATCGTCGGCCCCGCTCCCGGCATCGGCGACAAGGTTCTGGCCCGCCTCGTCGAGCCGCCGCCGGGGCTGGAGGTCGTCCGCGTCGGACGGGTAATCAAGGTGATCGACCGGCGCGCGGACGCCGTGCTCGGCATCGTCCACAATCCACCCGGCGCACCGGCGCCGCGCGTGCTGCCGGTGGACAAGAAGCGTGCCCAGGAACTGGAGATCGAGCCGGACGGGCTTGCGGGCGCCGAAGATGGCGACCTCGTCTCCGTCAGCGTGACCCGCGTCGGCCGCTACGGTTTGCCCCGCGCGCGCATCGTGGAACGGATCGGCTCCTTCAAGTCGGAACGCGCGGTCTCGATGATCGCGATCCACACCCAGGGCATCCCGCACATCTTCCCGGCGGAGGTGCTGGCGGAAGCGGAGGCGGCCCGCCCGGCGACGATGGCCGGCCGCGAGGACTGGCGGAAGCTGCCGCTCGTGACCATCGATCCGCCGGACGCCAAGGATCACGATGACGCGGTTCACGCCGAGCCGGACGAGGCGGACGACAATGCCGGCGGCTGGATCGTCACGGTCGCAATTGCCGACGTCGCCTATTACGTGCGCACGCGCTCTGCCCTCGATCGCGAGGCGCTGATCCGCGGCAACTCGGTCTATTTCCCGGACCGCGTCGTGCCGATGCTGCCGGAGCGCATCTCCAACGATCTCTGTTCGCTGAAGGAGAACGTCGACCGCCCTGCCCTCGCCGTTCGCATGGTGTTCGGCAAGGACGGACGCAAGCGCTCGCACACCTTCCACCGCATCATGATGCGCTCGGCGGCGCGCCTCGCCTATGCCGAGGCGCAAGCCGCGATCGACGGATTTGCGAGCGACCGCACCGGCCCGATGCTGGAACCGATCCTGAAGCCGCTTTGGGAGGCCTACGCGGTCCTCAAGCGTGGCCGCGACGCCCGGGAGCCGCTCGATCTCGACCTGCCCGAGCGCAAGATTCTTCTGAAGACGGACGGCACGGTGGACCGCGTCGTCGTGCCGGAACGCCTCGATGCCCACAAACTGATCGAGGAGTTCATGATCCAGGCCAACGTCGCGGCCGCCGAGACGCTGGAGCGGCACCGCATCGGCCTCGTCTATCGCATCCACGACGCGCCTTCGCAGGAGAAGCTGTTCTCGCTGTCGGAGTTCCTGTCGACGCTCGACTTCAAGCTCGCCAAGACCGGCAACCTGCGCCCGTCGCAGTTCAACGGCATCCTGGCGCGCTTCGCCGACACGCCCAATGCCCACCTCGTCAACGAGGTGGTGCTGCGCTCCCAGAGCCAGGCGGAATATTCGCCGGTCAACATCGGCCATTTCGGCCTGAACCTGCGCCGCTATGCCCACTTCACCTCCCCGATCCGCCGCTATGCCGACCTGATCGTCCATCGCGGGCTGATCCGGGCGCTCGGCCTTGGCGCGGACGGCCTGACGGAGGAACAGGAAGCGCGGCTCGACGCGATCGGCGCGGACATATCGGCGACAGAACGCCGCGCGATGGCGGCCGAGCGCGAGACAATCGACCGGCTCATCGCGCTCTGGCTGTCCGACCGGATCGGCGCCCGGTTCACCGGCCGCATCGGCGGCGTCACCAAGGCCGGGCTGTTCGTTACGCTGAACGAGACCGGGGCCGACGGCTTCGTGCCGGCCGCCACGCTGGGCGCGGATTATTACCACTTCGACGAACCGAGCCGCGCGCTCATCGGCCGCGCGACGGGCGAGACGTTCCGCATGGGCGATCCGATCGAGGTGCGCCTCGTGGAGGCCGCGCCGTTCGCCGGCGCTCTTCGGTTCGAGGTGCTGAGCGAAGGCACCCACGGCACTCCGACCCGGCTGCCGCGGGGCCCGATGCGGCGGCCCGGCGGAGCGGCAGCGGTTGCGCGAAGCCACAAAGCGGGCAAAGGTGGCGCGTTCGAAAAGGGTAAAAAGCCGGGTAAACCCGGTGGAGGCAGAAAGCGATGA
- the topA gene encoding type I DNA topoisomerase, which produces MHVVIVESPAKAKTINKYLGPDYHVLASYGHVRDLPAKDGSVLPDEDFSMSWEVDAKAQKRLSDIAKAVKDADRLILATDPDREGEAISWHVLQVLRDKKALKSQPVERVVFNAITKSSVLAAMANPRQIDAPLVDAYLARRALDYLVGFTLSPVLWRKLPGARSAGRVQSVALRLVCDRELEIETFVTQEYWSILVSLATPKGEVFEARLASIDGRKIGRLDVKTAEEARAIAEVLGAARLSVTSVESKPTRRNPYPPFTTSTLQQEASRKLGLPPARTMQIAQRLYEGVDIGGETAGIITYMRTDGVDVAPEAVAAIRAEIDKRHGPRYVPQAPRKYVTKAKNAQEAHEAIRPTDVSRHPADLARILDPEQAKLYELIWKRTVASQMESAEIERTTVDILADAGERRAELRATGSVVRFDGFLTLYQEGSDDEEDEEARRLPAMASGDPLTRKDVNTSQHFTEPPPRYTEATLIKKMEELGIGRPSTYSATLSVLRDREYVRLDRKRLVPEDKGRLVIAFLSSFFERYVEYDFTASLEEQLDRISAGELDWREVLRLFWKDFSHAVDEIKDLRVSQVLDALNDALGPHIFPPREDGTDPRACPSCGNGRLSLKVGKFGSFIGCSNYPECRYTRQITKPGEGEGTAESDGPKVLGTDPATGLEVSLRSGRFGVYVQLGEGEKPKRSSLPRGWEASTLDLEKALALLSLPREVGVHPETGAPITAGIGRYGPFIQHNGTYANLPSADEVFTVGINRAVALLAEKQEKGGRGRPGTAPGRTVGDHPTLGGAMVVRDGRYGPYVSLGKINATLPRGTDPATLTVEQAAALIDAKAEKSPAKPTRGKSTASKTAAADGEAPAKTAKPKAASKSSGGKASAAKPAGAKSASAKSASAKSAGAKKAPAKAKAGAAGGEAG; this is translated from the coding sequence ATGCACGTCGTCATCGTGGAATCGCCTGCAAAGGCGAAAACCATCAATAAATATCTCGGCCCGGACTATCACGTCCTGGCGTCCTACGGCCATGTCCGGGATCTTCCGGCCAAGGACGGCTCTGTGTTGCCGGACGAAGACTTCTCCATGAGCTGGGAAGTCGACGCAAAGGCCCAGAAGCGACTTTCGGACATCGCGAAGGCCGTGAAGGACGCCGACCGGCTGATCCTCGCGACCGACCCCGACCGCGAGGGTGAGGCGATTTCCTGGCACGTGCTGCAGGTGCTGCGCGACAAGAAGGCGCTGAAGTCGCAGCCGGTCGAGCGGGTGGTGTTCAACGCGATCACCAAATCGTCCGTGCTGGCGGCGATGGCCAATCCGCGCCAGATCGATGCGCCGCTGGTGGACGCCTACCTGGCGCGCCGCGCGCTCGATTATCTGGTCGGCTTCACGCTGTCGCCGGTGCTGTGGCGCAAGCTTCCCGGCGCCCGGTCGGCGGGCCGGGTGCAGTCGGTGGCGCTGCGCCTCGTCTGCGATCGCGAACTCGAGATCGAGACCTTCGTCACCCAGGAATATTGGTCGATCCTGGTCAGCCTCGCGACGCCGAAGGGCGAGGTGTTCGAAGCCCGCCTCGCCTCGATCGACGGCAGGAAGATCGGCCGCCTCGACGTGAAGACGGCCGAAGAAGCCCGCGCGATCGCCGAGGTGCTCGGCGCCGCGCGCCTGTCGGTGACATCGGTCGAATCCAAGCCGACGCGCCGCAACCCCTATCCGCCGTTCACAACCTCCACGTTGCAGCAGGAGGCCTCGCGCAAGCTCGGCCTGCCGCCGGCGCGGACCATGCAGATCGCCCAGCGGCTCTACGAGGGCGTCGATATCGGCGGCGAGACCGCCGGCATCATCACCTACATGCGAACCGACGGCGTCGACGTCGCGCCGGAGGCCGTCGCTGCGATCCGCGCCGAGATCGACAAGCGCCACGGGCCGCGTTACGTGCCGCAGGCGCCGCGGAAATATGTGACGAAGGCCAAGAACGCCCAGGAAGCCCACGAGGCGATCAGGCCGACCGACGTCTCGCGCCATCCGGCCGACCTCGCGCGCATCCTCGATCCCGAGCAGGCCAAGCTCTATGAGCTGATCTGGAAGCGCACCGTGGCGAGCCAGATGGAATCCGCAGAGATCGAGCGCACCACGGTCGATATCCTCGCCGATGCCGGCGAACGCCGCGCCGAACTGCGCGCGACCGGTTCCGTCGTCCGTTTCGACGGCTTCCTGACGCTCTACCAGGAAGGCAGCGACGACGAAGAGGACGAGGAGGCCCGCCGCCTGCCCGCCATGGCTTCCGGCGATCCTCTGACGCGCAAGGACGTCAACACCAGCCAGCACTTCACCGAGCCGCCGCCGCGCTACACCGAAGCGACGCTCATCAAGAAGATGGAAGAACTCGGCATCGGCCGGCCGTCCACCTATTCGGCCACGCTGTCGGTGCTTCGCGACCGCGAATATGTCCGCCTCGATCGCAAGCGGCTGGTGCCGGAGGACAAGGGACGCCTCGTCATCGCGTTCCTGTCCTCGTTCTTCGAGCGCTATGTCGAATACGACTTCACGGCGAGCCTCGAAGAGCAGCTCGATCGGATCTCGGCCGGCGAACTCGACTGGCGCGAGGTGCTGCGGCTGTTCTGGAAGGACTTCTCGCACGCCGTTGACGAGATCAAGGATCTGCGCGTCTCGCAGGTGCTGGATGCCTTGAACGATGCGCTCGGGCCGCACATCTTCCCGCCCCGGGAAGACGGGACGGACCCGCGCGCCTGCCCGAGCTGCGGCAATGGCCGCCTGTCGCTGAAGGTCGGCAAGTTCGGTTCGTTCATCGGCTGCTCGAACTACCCGGAGTGCCGCTACACCCGCCAGATCACCAAACCCGGCGAGGGCGAGGGGACGGCGGAGAGCGACGGCCCGAAGGTGCTCGGCACCGATCCCGCGACTGGGCTTGAGGTTTCGCTGCGGTCCGGACGTTTCGGCGTCTATGTGCAGCTCGGCGAGGGAGAGAAGCCAAAGCGCTCGTCGCTGCCGCGCGGCTGGGAGGCATCGACCCTCGACCTCGAAAAGGCGCTGGCGCTGTTGTCGCTGCCGCGCGAGGTCGGCGTGCACCCGGAAACAGGTGCTCCGATCACGGCCGGCATCGGACGATACGGGCCATTCATCCAGCACAACGGCACTTACGCGAACCTGCCCTCGGCGGACGAGGTCTTCACCGTCGGCATCAACCGTGCGGTGGCGCTGCTGGCCGAAAAGCAGGAGAAGGGCGGCCGAGGCCGCCCGGGTACCGCGCCGGGCCGAACGGTTGGCGACCATCCGACCCTCGGCGGCGCCATGGTGGTCCGCGATGGGCGTTACGGCCCCTATGTCAGCCTCGGCAAGATCAACGCGACCCTGCCGCGCGGAACCGATCCCGCGACGCTGACCGTCGAGCAGGCGGCCGCGCTGATCGACGCCAAGGCCGAGAAGTCACCCGCCAAGCCCACGCGCGGCAAGAGCACGGCCTCGAAGACCGCTGCGGCAGACGGCGAGGCCCCCGCCAAGACGGCCAAGCCCAAAGCCGCGAGCAAGTCTTCAGGTGGCAAGGCCTCCGCCGCCAAGCCCGCGGGCGCCAAATCTGCGAGTGCCAAGTCTGCGAGTGCCAAGTCTGCAGGCGCAAAGAAAGCACCGGCGAAGGCCAAGGCCGGCGCGGCCGGCGGCGAAGCGGGGTGA